A stretch of Caenibius tardaugens NBRC 16725 DNA encodes these proteins:
- the ptsP gene encoding phosphoenolpyruvate--protein phosphotransferase yields MTSATAAARTILTRLHEVMASRLHAQAKLNQVVEIIGDSLDSEVCSIYLLREGMLELFATRGLNQSAVHVTRMAVGEGLTGTIADNIETLNLAEATAHPDFSYRPETGEDKFHSFAGVPIVRHERAVGVLCVQHVDPRRYADVEIEALQTTAMVLSELIANADLVDEEDLGTNPALSGPEIIRGLALVKGLASGTAVLHQPRVTVEYVVAEDTEAERQRVYLAFDKMREQIDRMTTQAEFGVGGEHDEVLATYKMFAYDEGWARRINEAIESGLTAEAAIERVQQRTRMRMREIDDPLLAERMHDLEDLSNRLLRIVSGQLGTAAAKGLREDTILIARNLGPAELLEYDRRRLKGVVLEEGSLTAHVVIVARAMGVPVLGRVSGLRRLVREGDQLLLDGDNGTATVRPSPPLIEAFDARFAKSKERQAAYAKLRDVQPVSLDGKRVTVMINAGLRDDMPMLNVTGADGIGLFRTEFQFLVAAALPQRDRQTRLYRDVLDAAGDKPVIFRTVDIGGDKALPYLREDDRENDENPAMGWRALRLALEREGLLKAQARALLEASAGRTLNVMFPLVSEPWEFDAARAVFEAQRQFLKKQKKLLPEAINYGVMLEVPALAEMLDIMLPKLSFISIGTNDLTQFLFAADRANPKLAERYDWLNPSILRFMRRVVKAADEAGVAVGVCGEMGGRRLEALALLGIGIRRLSITPAAVGPIKELVCKTNLADIAEAMEGWLANPPANLRAEVQQWALDHGLDSD; encoded by the coding sequence TGCTGCGCGAAGGGATGCTCGAACTGTTCGCCACGCGCGGCCTGAACCAGAGCGCGGTACACGTCACCCGCATGGCAGTGGGTGAAGGTCTTACCGGCACGATTGCCGACAATATCGAAACCTTGAATCTGGCGGAAGCCACCGCCCACCCGGACTTTTCCTATCGCCCCGAAACGGGGGAGGACAAGTTCCATTCCTTCGCCGGCGTGCCGATTGTGCGGCATGAACGGGCGGTTGGCGTGCTCTGCGTTCAGCACGTCGATCCGCGCCGCTATGCCGATGTGGAAATCGAAGCGTTGCAGACAACGGCCATGGTGCTCAGCGAACTGATCGCCAATGCCGATCTGGTCGATGAGGAGGATCTGGGCACCAACCCCGCGTTGAGCGGCCCGGAAATCATTCGCGGTCTGGCGTTGGTCAAAGGGCTGGCCAGCGGCACAGCGGTTCTGCACCAGCCACGGGTGACCGTGGAATACGTTGTCGCCGAAGATACCGAGGCCGAACGGCAGCGGGTCTATCTTGCGTTTGACAAGATGCGCGAACAGATCGATCGCATGACCACTCAGGCCGAATTCGGTGTCGGCGGCGAACATGACGAGGTTCTCGCGACCTACAAGATGTTCGCTTACGACGAAGGCTGGGCGCGTCGCATCAACGAGGCCATCGAATCCGGGCTGACCGCCGAAGCGGCGATTGAACGCGTCCAGCAGCGCACCCGCATGCGCATGCGCGAAATCGACGATCCCCTGCTGGCGGAACGGATGCACGATCTGGAAGATCTCTCCAATCGTCTGCTGCGGATTGTTTCGGGTCAGCTCGGCACGGCCGCTGCCAAGGGGTTGCGTGAAGATACGATCCTGATTGCCCGCAATCTCGGTCCGGCGGAATTGCTGGAATACGATCGCCGGCGGTTGAAGGGTGTCGTACTCGAGGAAGGGTCGCTGACCGCCCATGTGGTGATCGTGGCGCGGGCCATGGGCGTGCCGGTGCTGGGGCGCGTGTCCGGTCTGCGGCGGCTTGTCCGCGAAGGGGATCAGCTGTTGCTGGATGGCGATAATGGGACGGCCACGGTCCGTCCCAGCCCGCCGCTGATCGAAGCGTTCGATGCACGCTTTGCCAAGAGCAAGGAGCGTCAGGCCGCTTACGCCAAATTGCGCGATGTCCAGCCAGTCAGTCTCGATGGCAAACGCGTGACGGTGATGATCAATGCAGGCCTGCGCGATGACATGCCGATGCTGAACGTCACGGGGGCGGATGGTATTGGCCTGTTCCGCACCGAATTCCAGTTTCTGGTTGCCGCTGCCCTGCCGCAACGTGACCGCCAGACGCGTCTCTATCGCGATGTGCTCGATGCCGCGGGGGACAAGCCGGTGATTTTCCGTACGGTCGATATCGGCGGTGACAAGGCCTTGCCCTACTTGCGCGAAGATGACCGTGAAAATGACGAAAACCCGGCGATGGGCTGGCGCGCCTTGCGCCTCGCGCTGGAACGCGAAGGCTTGCTCAAGGCGCAGGCGCGGGCGCTGCTCGAAGCCTCTGCCGGGCGCACCTTGAATGTCATGTTCCCGCTGGTGTCCGAGCCGTGGGAATTCGATGCCGCGCGCGCCGTATTCGAAGCGCAGCGCCAATTCCTCAAGAAGCAGAAGAAGCTGCTGCCCGAAGCGATCAATTACGGGGTCATGCTCGAAGTGCCGGCATTGGCAGAAATGCTGGATATCATGCTGCCAAAGCTGTCGTTCATTTCGATTGGCACCAATGATCTGACGCAGTTTCTGTTTGCCGCCGATCGCGCCAATCCCAAGTTGGCCGAACGCTATGACTGGCTCAACCCGTCGATCCTGCGGTTCATGCGGCGGGTGGTGAAGGCTGCTGATGAAGCGGGCGTGGCCGTAGGGGTTTGCGGCGAAATGGGCGGTCGCCGGCTGGAAGCGCTGGCGCTGCTGGGCATCGGGATCAGGCGTCTGTCGATCACGCCGGCTGCGGTGGGTCCGATCAAGGAACTCGTTTGCAAGACGAATCTTGCCGATATTGCCGAAGCGATGGAGGGCTGGCTGGCCAATCCGCCTGCAAATTTGCGTGCCGAAGTGCAGCAATGGGCACTCGATCATGGGCTCGATAGCGATTAA
- a CDS encoding helix-turn-helix domain-containing protein produces MSEQFEEDQAVQSVGERIRAAREKAGFSLAQLSSETRISLRHLEMIEADEFDRLPARTYAVGFSRSVANALGLNSAEIAADVRAVLNAQTREAPRRIQTFEPGDPARVPSARLGWYMALIAIVLLVGAFVFLRGFFSPAASLPELRDETAVAASAQAPAQTQAGAQAATPAAPTGGAVAFTALEEGVWVKFYDAAGKQLLEKGLAKGETYTVPADAQGPMVWTARPDALAITVGGQPVARLSDVQKVMKNVPVTAAALLARKPAGTAASAATGASASPVAAPAPASAAPASPTA; encoded by the coding sequence TTGAGCGAACAATTTGAAGAAGATCAGGCCGTGCAGAGTGTCGGCGAACGGATCAGGGCCGCACGGGAAAAGGCGGGTTTCAGTCTTGCCCAGTTGTCTTCCGAGACGCGCATTTCGCTGCGCCATCTGGAAATGATCGAGGCGGACGAATTCGATCGCCTGCCCGCCCGGACTTACGCAGTCGGATTTTCGCGCAGTGTCGCAAATGCGCTGGGCCTCAATTCGGCGGAAATCGCTGCAGATGTGCGCGCGGTTCTCAATGCGCAGACGCGCGAAGCTCCGCGCCGGATACAGACATTCGAACCAGGCGATCCGGCGCGGGTCCCCTCCGCACGGCTGGGCTGGTATATGGCGTTGATCGCGATTGTGCTGCTGGTCGGGGCGTTCGTGTTCCTGCGCGGGTTCTTCAGCCCGGCGGCGAGCTTGCCGGAACTCAGGGACGAGACCGCAGTGGCGGCATCGGCACAGGCCCCGGCGCAGACACAGGCAGGGGCACAGGCCGCCACGCCTGCGGCACCCACGGGTGGTGCGGTTGCATTTACTGCGCTGGAGGAAGGCGTCTGGGTCAAGTTCTACGATGCTGCGGGCAAGCAGCTTCTCGAAAAGGGTCTGGCCAAGGGCGAAACCTATACTGTGCCCGCCGATGCGCAGGGGCCGATGGTGTGGACCGCGCGTCCTGACGCCTTGGCTATCACCGTCGGTGGGCAGCCGGTTGCACGCCTGTCCGATGTTCAGAAAGTCATGAAGAATGTGCCGGTTACGGCTGCGGCTCTGCTCGCGCGGAAACCGGCGGGAACAGCAGCATCGGCTGCAACCGGGGCATCGGCTTCACCGGTTGCGGCACCGGCACCGGCATCGGCTGCACCTGCATCACCCACAGCATAA
- a CDS encoding tetratricopeptide repeat protein has protein sequence MMMGRRWVRGIVPGARTAVMVVSAVATVGVAMPAAAQVDENRMRKVEAEVRALQRKVFPAGDSRFFAQDAAAATSTASSTIPPATTPMTDVLARLDALETSLAALTSQVETNTNALARLSGRVAALEPAGTASPPPVVVSPASGGVTTLTPTASKPVTTAATPKPAAPSSARLAQVQAIAKPSTADAGDDEYSYGFRLWEARLYPEAQQQLQLYVQKYPKHRMISHGRNLLGRAYLDDGKPKEAAPWFVKNYDDDVQGARAPDSLLYLVESMIALKDTKRACIALAKFGETYPALAIGRLKSQYDANRAKVKCN, from the coding sequence ATGATGATGGGACGGCGCTGGGTTCGCGGGATTGTGCCGGGTGCTCGCACGGCGGTAATGGTCGTATCGGCCGTAGCCACAGTTGGCGTGGCGATGCCCGCTGCCGCGCAAGTGGACGAAAACCGGATGCGCAAGGTCGAAGCCGAAGTGCGGGCCTTGCAACGCAAGGTGTTCCCGGCGGGCGACAGCCGCTTTTTCGCGCAGGACGCCGCAGCCGCTACCAGCACGGCCAGCAGCACCATACCCCCTGCGACCACCCCGATGACCGATGTGCTGGCCCGGCTTGACGCGCTTGAGACAAGCCTTGCCGCGCTCACCTCGCAAGTCGAAACCAACACCAATGCGCTGGCCCGTCTTTCCGGCCGCGTGGCCGCGCTGGAACCCGCTGGCACGGCCAGCCCGCCGCCGGTGGTGGTATCACCGGCATCGGGTGGCGTAACCACTCTCACGCCGACCGCTTCCAAACCGGTGACGACAGCGGCAACGCCCAAGCCCGCCGCGCCCAGTTCGGCCCGGCTGGCGCAGGTCCAGGCCATTGCCAAGCCATCGACCGCGGATGCCGGGGACGATGAATATTCCTATGGTTTCCGGTTGTGGGAAGCCCGGCTCTATCCCGAAGCGCAGCAGCAGTTGCAGCTCTACGTCCAGAAATATCCGAAGCATCGCATGATCAGCCATGGCCGTAATCTTCTGGGCCGGGCCTATCTTGACGATGGCAAGCCCAAAGAGGCTGCGCCGTGGTTCGTGAAGAACTATGACGATGATGTGCAGGGTGCCCGCGCACCGGATAGCCTGCTCTATCTCGTCGAATCCATGATTGCGCTCAAGGATACGAAGCGGGCCTGCATTGCACTGGCCAAATTCGGGGAAACCTATCCCGCTCTCGCCATCGGGCGGCTCAAATCGCAGTATGATGCCAATCGGGCCAAGGTGAAGTGCAATTAG
- the tilS gene encoding tRNA lysidine(34) synthetase TilS — MAVSGGPDSLALLLLAEAVMPGKVEVATVDHQLRSESASEAAMVAELCAGHGIPHEILPVQVPRGNVQDMARLARYKALYDWALRRGLGAIATAHHADDQAETLIMRLNRASGIAGLAGVRLRANVPGTDMPLLRPLLGWRRADLGELVKAAGLMAAQDPSNEDTRFDRVRVRKALQDCDWLDIPAMAMSASHLADAEGVMVWVTQREWNECVQVSEDAIVYRPLAPAAIRLRVVARVIALLSGIPRGGEVARLIGRLAAGRDGTLAGVVARSNPDGTWVFRKEPPRRGGANQL; from the coding sequence CTGGCCGTCTCGGGCGGGCCTGACAGCCTTGCCCTGCTGCTGCTGGCCGAGGCAGTCATGCCCGGCAAGGTCGAAGTCGCCACTGTCGATCACCAGCTGCGCAGCGAAAGCGCATCCGAAGCGGCGATGGTGGCCGAACTCTGCGCCGGGCACGGTATTCCGCACGAAATCCTGCCGGTGCAGGTGCCGCGCGGCAATGTGCAGGATATGGCCCGTCTGGCACGCTACAAGGCCCTGTATGACTGGGCACTGCGGCGTGGGTTGGGGGCAATCGCCACGGCCCACCACGCGGACGATCAGGCCGAAACGCTGATTATGCGCCTCAACCGTGCCAGCGGCATCGCCGGGCTGGCAGGCGTTCGCCTGCGCGCGAACGTGCCGGGCACGGACATGCCGCTGCTGCGCCCCTTGCTGGGCTGGCGACGGGCCGATCTGGGTGAACTGGTCAAGGCCGCAGGGCTGATGGCCGCGCAGGACCCGAGCAACGAGGATACGCGGTTCGATCGGGTGCGGGTCCGCAAGGCGCTGCAGGATTGCGACTGGCTGGACATTCCCGCCATGGCGATGAGCGCCAGCCATCTTGCCGATGCCGAAGGGGTGATGGTCTGGGTGACCCAGCGCGAATGGAACGAATGCGTGCAGGTGAGCGAGGATGCGATCGTCTATCGCCCGCTTGCCCCGGCGGCGATCCGGCTGCGCGTGGTGGCGCGCGTGATTGCGCTGTTGAGCGGTATCCCGCGTGGGGGCGAAGTGGCCCGGCTGATTGGCCGTCTGGCGGCCGGTCGCGATGGAACGCTGGCCGGGGTCGTTGCCCGCTCGAATCCCGATGGGACATGGGTGTTCCGCAAGGAACCACCGCGTCGCGGCGGGGCCAACCAGCTTTAG
- a CDS encoding L,D-transpeptidase family protein, whose protein sequence is MNPVLKWFGGGTFAVVALVGGALLLTRPETAAPPAPVPPPAVDAAQAEAAPPADGPFVIKRILPIDGPIKYGEWHWDDEGVPDGPLLITVDLEARVISVFKGGYEIGASAVLLGTDDHPTPLGTFPIIAKIRNNVSSIYDSPMPFTMRLTNDGVAIHGAPVEKGYASHGCVGTPDGFAEKLFAIAKLGDKVVITRGHMVDLGHDLQG, encoded by the coding sequence ATGAACCCGGTTTTGAAATGGTTTGGTGGCGGCACGTTTGCCGTGGTGGCGCTGGTGGGTGGGGCACTGCTGCTGACCCGGCCGGAAACGGCCGCGCCGCCTGCGCCAGTGCCTCCCCCCGCTGTCGATGCAGCGCAAGCGGAGGCCGCGCCGCCCGCCGACGGCCCTTTTGTCATCAAGCGTATCCTGCCGATCGACGGGCCGATCAAATATGGCGAATGGCACTGGGATGATGAAGGTGTGCCCGATGGCCCGCTGCTGATCACGGTCGATCTGGAAGCCCGCGTCATTTCCGTGTTCAAGGGCGGGTACGAAATCGGAGCCTCCGCCGTACTGCTGGGTACCGACGATCACCCGACACCGCTGGGCACCTTCCCGATTATCGCGAAGATCCGCAACAACGTGTCCAGCATTTACGATTCCCCCATGCCGTTCACCATGCGCCTGACCAACGATGGCGTGGCAATCCACGGCGCGCCCGTGGAAAAGGGCTATGCCAGCCACGGCTGTGTCGGCACGCCCGATGGCTTCGCCGAAAAGCTGTTTGCCATTGCCAAGCTGGGCGACAAAGTCGTCATAACCCGCGGCCACATGGTCGATCTGGGGCACGATCTGCAAGGCTGA